TCGAAGTAGTGTCGAACTTCTCGCCCGCAATCGCGGTTCCTACGACCGTAAAGATACCCGAACCAATTACCGCGCCAATACCTAGCGCAGTCAGCGAGACAGGGCCCAGCGTCTTCTTCAGCGCGTGCTCCGGCCTCTCCGATTCTGAGATCAGCTTGTCGATCGACTTGGTTGCAAAGATTTGCCTGGCCAGCGCGCTCGCTCCTGCTTGCAGATGAATTGGTGCGGGGCGTTTCCGACTGCACAATGCGATTTAGAAGACTTCAATCTAGGCCGGGGGTCACGGCGCAATACCATTCGAGCGACCCCGGCAGGGGCTACCGCTTGCTTTGACCGCGAGCTGCCTTCTTAACCTTTTGCTTGTTCTCGCCACGAGCACCGGTGCGTGGACCCTTCGCTGGCGCGGCTTTGCGTGCTGCGCGCTTTACCTTCTTGCGCTCTTGTGTGTCGGTGATGCTCTTGGTGTTTGCCATGTATCTTTGCCAATCTTTCTTATAGACGCGATTTTCGAAACTTTAGAGGCGTTCCAGCTGGGCAAACTTCTCCACCAGCTTCTTTACGCCGTGCTGTTGGAATTGTACTGTAATCTTCGCGTCATCCCCATCGCCTTCGCGACGAAACACCGTGCCTTCCCCATATTTAGGATGCCTGACCCGCGAACCCTGCTTCAACCCAGTCTTTCCAGTCTGCTCCTGAACTTCCGGCTTCGGGCGCGAAATCTTCTGTCCCCGTGCGGCGAAGAAGCTGGCAATGTTATCCATTGATTGCCCCGGCGGCGCGGTTTTAGCGGTGTATCCGGCGCGACGGTTCACGCCGGGAAGCCCAGAAGGCCGGGCCGGAGTTCGCTCACCGCTTTGATCTTCGTCTTCATAGCTATAGTGCTGATCGCCCTGCTCGGTACTCGGACGGTCGAACCTGTTTGCCTTGGGATAGGGCGTCGCGTACGCTCCACCGTAACCCGAACCATAATCCGATCCGGAAAACTGCGGTCGCGCAGGCGGACTTCCCAAGTCCTCCACCAGTCGGCTTGGAACCTCTTCCAGAAATCGCGAAGCGATGCTCGACTCCGGCATATCGCTTCCGTATCGCCGTCGATATCTGGCGCGAGTCATTATCAGCGTATCCATCGCCCTTGTCATTCCGACGTAGCAAAGGCGACGTTCTTCCTCTAGCCCAGTTGGATCGGTCAGCGTTCGAGAGTGAGGGAACAGGCCCTCTTCCATCCCACTCAAAAAGACCAGCGGAAATTCCAAACCTTTGGCAGCATGCAACGTCATAAGCGTTACCCTGGCCTCTTCGCTGTAACTATCTGCATCGCTGACCAGCGCGGCGTGATCCAGAAACTCATGCAATGTTTCGCCACGTTCTTGTGCGTCCTGCGCGGCGTTGGCAAGTTCCTTCAGGTTTTCGATCCGCGAGAAAGACTCCGGGGTCGCCTCTTCCTCCAGCGCTCGAATATATCCACTCCGATCGTTCAAAAACTTGATCAGCTCAGGCAGTGTGGCGACATCGCCCGGTTTGCGAAACGCCGGCTTCTCGTCAGCCATCTTGACTTCAGCGGCTCTTTCCGTTGTCGTCCCTGCGGACTTCTTGAGTACCACCGGTGCAAACGGATTGAAACTCGCTGAATCGATCCCGTGCGCAGCATCAGAGTCTAAAGAGTTTTCAGCAGCGATCGTGGAGAACTCTTCGCTCGGACCAAAGTCGAAGCCGAAGTTAAAACTCGTGTCGAACGAAGTATTCGCGCCCGTGTCCTCAGATTCCGGATCACCAAACCCGAACGAAACATCCGCTTCAGCGTCTTCAACATCCTCGGGGAGCAGGGAAGTGTCATCGTCCTGTGCGACGTCCTCAGCTAGTTTTTCTGCAAAACCGGGACCCAGCATTGCCCGCGCGTCTTCAATCAGCCGTCTGAAGCTACTCAGAGCCTGCAAGGCTCGCGCAGGTAGCAGCTTATCTTCAATGGCGCGTCTTATAGCGTCCCAAGTGCTCATACCGCTTGACAGAGCCATTCGCTCCAGCGTCTCCATCGTTGTTTTGCCAATTCCGCGAGGCGGCGAGTTCACCACCCGTCCCAGCGCGACCGAGTCATGCACATTCTGCACCAGCTTCAGGTAGCTCAGAATGTCTTTCACCTCGGCGCGGTCATAAAAGCTGAATCCACCCACCATGTGGTACTGAATCTGGTACCGGCGCAGAGCCTCTTCAAAGAGCCGCGACTGTGAGTTGGTTCGGTATAGTACGGCGCATCTCGGCATATCTACCTGTCCCCCAGCCTCGCGCAGATACCGTTGAATTCGATCGGAAATAAACAGCGCTTCGTTCTCGCCATCGGGGGCTTCGTAGTAGCCGATAAGACTTCCACCCTCTCGCGTGGTGAACAGATTCTTGCCCTTCCGCTGCGTATTCTGTGCAACAACCGCTCCCGCACCTTCCAGGATTACCTGCGTGGAACGGTAGTTCTGCTCGAGCCGGATCGTCTTTGTCTCGGGAAAGTCCTTCTCAAACTCCAATATGTTTTTAATGTCTGCGCCGCGCCAGCTATAGATCGACTGATCTTCATCGCCTACCACGCAGACGTTGGCGTCAGGTCCGGCCAGCAGCTTCATCAACTCATATTGAGGCCGGTTCGTGTCCTGATACTCGTCGATTAGAAGATATTTGTAGCGTCGGTTGTATCTTTCTCTAGTTTCCTCAGACGACTTCAGCAGACGGACAGTCTCAAGGAGTAGATCGTCGAAGTCCAGCGCATTCGCTTTAAATAGCTCCTTCTTATAAATCTCAAAGATGTGAGCAATCTTCTCCTCCATCGGGTTAGTGCTCGCAAGAAAATATTCCTGCGGGTCAATCATGTGGTTCTTCGCCCATGAGATTCGCCCAAGCGCAACACGCGGTTTCAGAGACTTGTCGTCAATGGCAAGCCGCTTCAGTGCCTGCTTCACTACCGCTTGTTGATCGGTCTCATCGTAGATTGCGAAGGTCTTTGTCAACCCAACGCCTCCTACGCGGAGCGCCTCAATATCTCGCCGGAGCACGCGGACACAAAAGCTATGAAATGTGGCCAGCATTGGTTTAGCCAGACTGGTGTGCCCTAAAATCTTATCCACCCGCTCGGCCATTTCTTTGGCAGCCTTGTTCGTAAAGGTCACAGCGAGAATCGCGTCGGCCGGTACACCCCGCTCCTGAATCAGATAGGCAATGCGATGCGTAATGACGCGCGTCTTGCCAGATCCCGCTCCTGCCAGCAGCAACACCGGCCCATCCACCGATCGGATGCCTTCCTGCTGTTGCGGATTCATATTCTCTAAAAGTCGACTCAACTGCACACACTCCAATACCCTATTTTAAGCTCTCAGGGCTGGCTCCTTTTGCAACCGCCAGAAAGCTATCGAATGTCCAGTCCGTTGTTCATTTGCGAACAGCTTGTCCACTCTTGGACATTGGGAAATCAAATTAAGACTGGCTGGTTAATTCGAAAACCAAAATTGATTTTTCGGGGAACTAGCATCGTCTAACTTGCGTAACTCAATTCACGACGGGCTCCCTGATCCATGGCAGAGAACTTCAGTCGAAATCTTGAAGTAATGGAGCGTAGTATGAAACGTCACAATCTCTTGACCGTCGCAGTTGTCGCTACCTCTCTTGTTGCAGTTCCGGCCATATACGCGGCTCCCACAAGCATCTCATCTCCTGTTCATGCAATGTTCGGCAAAACAAAGACCAATACGGTCAAACTGAATCTTCGCAATGACACCGGCGCTTCTCTGCAGGTCCTGGTCGGGGATAAACCTATGACGCTTGAGCCCGGCAAATTAGTTAACCTGGATGTTCCAGTGGGAACACGCATCGTTGCCAATAGTGCCACACCAAACCACGCGGTAGGATCTCTCATCGAAGAGGTCATTAAAGATCATAACGGTGCCACGATCGCAATTCGTTAGGACCGAGACGATATCGCTGAATGACTCCAAAGGCCGATCGCTTCTATCAAGTCCGGTCGGCCTGCAGGGTTCTTTCCTCTTTGATGGATCAACTCCGACTATCCATGTGACGCGCTTGATATCCTCAGCAGTATGATTCGCAATGTCGCCGTCTTTTGTGCTTCCGCCAATGGTTTTCATTCTGCCTACCGAGCCGCTGCCGAGGACCTCGGGCGTGCCCTTGCTGCCCGCAATATTGGCGTAATTTATGGAGGCGCAAACGTCGGCCTGATGGAGGCCGTTGCCGAGGCTGCCCTATCCGCTGACGGCAAAGTCATCGGTGTTATTCCTGAAGTGCTCGTCGATCTCGAAGTGGCCCATCGCGGTATCACCGAGCTTCACATCACCAGCACCATGCACACCCGTAAGGCGCTGATTGGAGAAAAGGCCGACGCGTTCATCGCGCTACCGGGCGGTTTCGGTACCTTCGAGGAACTCTTCGAAGTCCTCGCCTGGCACACCCTTAGGCTCCACGCGAAACCTATCCTCTTGCTCAATACGCACGGCTTCTACGACAAACTCCTTACCTTTCTTGATCACTGCGTAACCGAGGGGATGCTCAAGCCGAAGAACCGCCAACTCCTTCTCGTCGCAGATACTGTTGAAGAGGCATTTACCATGTTGAAGTTAGACGAGCAGGGAGCGTCTGCAGACAAACTCGACTGAATCTCGACAGGCTAACAGAGCTCGGCAATCATTCGCAGTGCCATCGGCCCTCGCTATAGCCCTTGCTTTGCCATACAGCTTTCACAATGGCACACTCGCCGCAGATATGCCCAGGAGTAGATTCCGCTTTCGTGTCCATCATTCCACTTGAACCTCAGCGCATATTTGCCAACCGGTGTCACCTCCAGCGGTTTCACCGGAGCCTCATACATCTTCAGCAGAGTCTGGTCTTTGGCTTTCGCCTCCCCTGGTAACCTGCCTGTCTTCTCCCGATCTTCGTGGCATGTGGCGCACGGACAAGCATTCCGCAACCACGCGAAGCTCCACGCACTTCGGTGCCCGTCCTGCCACTCGATTTCGACCCCAGTTCCCTCGGTCTTCTTCACTCGCACTTTTCTCGGAGTCACCGAGCCCGTGGGCATCTGCTCGTGCTCCGCGTCTTCCCGGCGCGCCTGCTCTGCGCTGACAATACGAATTCCTTCATGACTCATTGCGCGCTCTCCTCATGCCGTTGTTCCGAACGACATCTTCAAATCTCTCCACTCTGATACCGCTGGTTAGCCATTTCTCCAGAAGAAATAAGCAGCCATCATGCATCCAGTAATCACAACGATCGTTCGCAGCACATTCGCACTCATTCGCCGAGCATAC
This sequence is a window from Edaphobacter lichenicola. Protein-coding genes within it:
- a CDS encoding ATP-dependent helicase yields the protein MNPQQQEGIRSVDGPVLLLAGAGSGKTRVITHRIAYLIQERGVPADAILAVTFTNKAAKEMAERVDKILGHTSLAKPMLATFHSFCVRVLRRDIEALRVGGVGLTKTFAIYDETDQQAVVKQALKRLAIDDKSLKPRVALGRISWAKNHMIDPQEYFLASTNPMEEKIAHIFEIYKKELFKANALDFDDLLLETVRLLKSSEETRERYNRRYKYLLIDEYQDTNRPQYELMKLLAGPDANVCVVGDEDQSIYSWRGADIKNILEFEKDFPETKTIRLEQNYRSTQVILEGAGAVVAQNTQRKGKNLFTTREGGSLIGYYEAPDGENEALFISDRIQRYLREAGGQVDMPRCAVLYRTNSQSRLFEEALRRYQIQYHMVGGFSFYDRAEVKDILSYLKLVQNVHDSVALGRVVNSPPRGIGKTTMETLERMALSSGMSTWDAIRRAIEDKLLPARALQALSSFRRLIEDARAMLGPGFAEKLAEDVAQDDDTSLLPEDVEDAEADVSFGFGDPESEDTGANTSFDTSFNFGFDFGPSEEFSTIAAENSLDSDAAHGIDSASFNPFAPVVLKKSAGTTTERAAEVKMADEKPAFRKPGDVATLPELIKFLNDRSGYIRALEEEATPESFSRIENLKELANAAQDAQERGETLHEFLDHAALVSDADSYSEEARVTLMTLHAAKGLEFPLVFLSGMEEGLFPHSRTLTDPTGLEEERRLCYVGMTRAMDTLIMTRARYRRRYGSDMPESSIASRFLEEVPSRLVEDLGSPPARPQFSGSDYGSGYGGAYATPYPKANRFDRPSTEQGDQHYSYEDEDQSGERTPARPSGLPGVNRRAGYTAKTAPPGQSMDNIASFFAARGQKISRPKPEVQEQTGKTGLKQGSRVRHPKYGEGTVFRREGDGDDAKITVQFQQHGVKKLVEKFAQLERL
- a CDS encoding LOG family protein, with product MIRNVAVFCASANGFHSAYRAAAEDLGRALAARNIGVIYGGANVGLMEAVAEAALSADGKVIGVIPEVLVDLEVAHRGITELHITSTMHTRKALIGEKADAFIALPGGFGTFEELFEVLAWHTLRLHAKPILLLNTHGFYDKLLTFLDHCVTEGMLKPKNRQLLLVADTVEEAFTMLKLDEQGASADKLD
- a CDS encoding DUF971 domain-containing protein; protein product: MSHEGIRIVSAEQARREDAEHEQMPTGSVTPRKVRVKKTEGTGVEIEWQDGHRSAWSFAWLRNACPCATCHEDREKTGRLPGEAKAKDQTLLKMYEAPVKPLEVTPVGKYALRFKWNDGHESGIYSWAYLRRVCHCESCMAKQGL